From the Bdellovibrio reynosensis genome, one window contains:
- a CDS encoding DUF4339 domain-containing protein: protein MKNVSWYFHQNLKPQGPLTFEEIRQRIHRGEIGPQSLVSNTADDRWMPAKDWGVFEDALFPALQGQELQKNLEEKCWVLLVPSPEGKGILQEGPFSLMELKQGIQQGQISVQQFIWKSGLSGWCKIQDRPEFDRELVESIL from the coding sequence ATGAAAAATGTTTCATGGTATTTTCACCAGAATTTAAAACCCCAAGGACCTTTGACATTCGAAGAAATTCGCCAACGCATACATCGCGGTGAAATCGGGCCCCAGTCACTAGTTTCAAATACGGCCGACGATCGGTGGATGCCCGCAAAAGACTGGGGCGTTTTTGAGGATGCCTTGTTTCCAGCGCTGCAAGGACAAGAACTGCAGAAAAACTTGGAAGAAAAATGTTGGGTTCTATTGGTGCCAAGTCCGGAGGGAAAAGGCATTTTGCAAGAGGGGCCGTTTTCACTTATGGAGCTAAAGCAGGGGATTCAGCAAGGGCAAATTTCAGTGCAACAATTTATATGGAAAAGCGGGTTGAGCGGCTGGTGTAAAATTCAAGACCGCCCCGAATTTGATCGCGAACTAGTTGAGAGCATCCTTTAG
- a CDS encoding HU family DNA-binding protein has protein sequence MNKAQLVEQVAEKTKCTKAQAELILDATLETIQETLQKGDEVKLVGFGTFSRSARKPRQGRNPKTGQTVKIPSAYVPRFKAGKDLKDALN, from the coding sequence ATGAACAAGGCTCAATTAGTAGAACAGGTCGCGGAAAAAACAAAATGCACAAAGGCTCAAGCGGAACTTATCCTGGATGCCACATTAGAAACTATCCAAGAAACTTTGCAAAAAGGCGATGAAGTGAAACTTGTGGGCTTTGGAACTTTTTCGCGCAGCGCTCGCAAACCACGCCAAGGTCGCAATCCAAAAACCGGCCAAACTGTCAAAATCCCCAGCGCCTACGTGCCCCGCTTTAAAGCCGGAAAAGATCTAAAGGATGCTCTCAACTAG
- a CDS encoding tetratricopeptide repeat protein, with protein MKNQNSLFLVFSLSLVVGVMSVYAVFVGHFNGHEQYEARLALMKKEIEKEKFANSLLVYQLKDFQQSVAQVLPENKKLQANYELQNLASVVRSPASDESIDLSGAYYEKGKSFFNAADYDKAVREFRSLLTKYPLSKHSVEARFFIAESYFLKKDFQNSLSEIDQMVTQYPQHELTGFILLRMGQISEFNNQTEEAAEIYKAVSKNFKSEDLKKQARKLAQSVE; from the coding sequence ATGAAAAATCAGAATTCTTTATTTCTAGTTTTCAGTTTAAGTTTGGTTGTCGGCGTGATGAGCGTCTATGCCGTGTTCGTTGGGCACTTCAATGGCCACGAACAATACGAAGCGCGTTTAGCGCTGATGAAAAAAGAAATCGAAAAAGAGAAATTCGCAAATTCTCTTTTGGTTTATCAGCTTAAAGATTTCCAACAAAGTGTTGCACAAGTCCTTCCAGAAAATAAAAAACTTCAAGCAAACTATGAGCTTCAAAATCTTGCATCCGTTGTAAGATCTCCTGCTAGTGATGAATCCATTGATTTATCAGGGGCTTATTATGAAAAAGGAAAAAGTTTCTTTAATGCGGCTGACTATGACAAAGCCGTTAGAGAATTCCGTTCGTTATTAACAAAATACCCACTTTCAAAACACAGTGTGGAAGCGCGCTTTTTCATCGCTGAAAGTTATTTCCTTAAAAAAGACTTTCAAAACAGTCTTTCTGAAATTGATCAAATGGTGACGCAGTATCCGCAGCACGAACTGACTGGATTCATTCTTTTGCGCATGGGTCAGATCAGTGAATTCAACAATCAAACTGAAGAAGCCGCCGAAATTTACAAAGCAGTTTCTAAGAATTTCAAAAGTGAAGATTTAAAGAAGCAAGCACGAAAACTTGCACAAAGTGTTGAATAA
- the pyk gene encoding pyruvate kinase → MLADRRAKIVATIGPATRDEKNLEKAIKAGMNVARLNFSHGSHEDHLKVIHSLRKLSSELRAPVAILQDLQGPKVRVGKFENGSIQITPGEKVVFTTAAVLGKPGLIPSDFKELPLACVPGTKILLDDGLLEVKVLQVRGEEVDAEVIYGGTLKDRKGMNLPGANLPVDAMTAKDLEDLEFGLANKVDYVALSFVRHARDIRKVREIIEARKSSAKVIAKIEMVEALENLEEICRVSDAVMVARGDLAVEVGQSRLPGFQKRIIQVCNQLGKPVITATQMLESMVENPRPTRAEITDVANAILDGTDAVMLSAESASGKYPFKCIRTMHEIITEVERNEEEYYKLSLETEFLSTPSAIAASASLSALKLNATAIICLTTSGKTANIISGFRPKARVISVTQHMDVLNSMELMWGIQTHIIKPYKTMEDILSQVDQLMVTNGLAKTGDRVILTLGQPIAQGVKTNSIYVHTVNGEGYSKLPDEQLPLRCQTDPNVG, encoded by the coding sequence ATGTTAGCAGATCGTCGAGCGAAAATTGTGGCCACTATCGGCCCTGCGACGCGTGATGAAAAGAACTTAGAAAAAGCAATTAAGGCGGGCATGAATGTGGCTCGCCTTAATTTTTCCCACGGTAGCCATGAAGACCACTTGAAGGTGATTCATTCGTTAAGAAAGTTATCATCTGAACTTCGTGCGCCGGTTGCCATTCTTCAAGACCTCCAAGGACCTAAAGTTCGTGTTGGTAAATTTGAAAATGGTTCCATCCAAATCACTCCTGGCGAAAAAGTCGTTTTCACAACGGCAGCGGTTCTTGGTAAGCCTGGATTGATTCCTTCTGATTTTAAAGAGCTTCCATTAGCCTGTGTCCCAGGCACAAAAATTTTGTTAGATGACGGCTTGCTTGAAGTCAAAGTTCTGCAAGTGCGTGGCGAGGAAGTTGATGCTGAAGTTATTTACGGTGGTACTTTAAAAGACCGTAAAGGCATGAACTTGCCAGGCGCGAATCTGCCGGTGGATGCCATGACAGCGAAAGATCTTGAAGATCTTGAATTCGGTCTTGCCAATAAAGTCGACTATGTCGCTTTAAGTTTCGTGCGCCATGCTCGTGATATTCGCAAAGTTCGTGAAATCATCGAAGCTCGCAAATCTTCAGCGAAAGTTATCGCAAAGATTGAAATGGTTGAAGCCTTAGAAAATCTTGAAGAAATCTGCAGAGTCAGTGACGCCGTCATGGTCGCTCGTGGTGACTTGGCTGTTGAAGTCGGTCAAAGCCGTTTGCCAGGATTTCAAAAACGCATCATCCAAGTTTGCAATCAACTTGGAAAGCCTGTGATCACAGCGACTCAAATGCTAGAAAGCATGGTTGAAAATCCGCGTCCTACCAGAGCGGAAATCACTGACGTTGCAAATGCGATTTTAGACGGAACTGACGCTGTGATGTTATCTGCAGAATCGGCAAGCGGAAAATATCCGTTTAAATGTATTCGCACTATGCATGAGATCATCACGGAAGTAGAACGCAACGAAGAAGAGTATTATAAACTTTCATTAGAAACAGAGTTCTTAAGTACACCTTCGGCCATTGCGGCAAGTGCCTCGTTAAGCGCATTAAAGCTCAATGCAACTGCGATTATTTGTTTAACGACTTCTGGTAAGACTGCAAATATTATCTCTGGATTTCGTCCGAAAGCGCGCGTGATTTCAGTGACTCAGCACATGGATGTTTTAAATTCCATGGAGTTGATGTGGGGCATTCAAACTCATATCATTAAGCCTTATAAAACAATGGAAGACATCCTAAGCCAGGTTGATCAGTTGATGGTGACCAACGGTTTAGCGAAAACCGGGGACCGTGTGATTTTGACTCTGGGGCAGCCTATTGCTCAAGGAGTGAAAACAAACTCTATCTACGTTCATACTGTGAATGGAGAAGGGTATTCGAAATTACCTGATGAACAGCTTCCGTTGCGCTGTCAAACCGACCCTAACGTCGGTTGA
- a CDS encoding Crp/Fnr family transcriptional regulator, which translates to MAEAKKVAQGNYLFREGDPPDAMYIVKTGSFAITKTKGNSEIVLAEITVGSMVGEMALFDKKPRSANVKATKDAEVIALPYDSLSKQMDSLPVWVRAIMKTLNENLREANKKIKILENANPSEERFPPHIVNKYISILNLVSHKYGKQEESGGVSISSVLLRNYTIQIFQEATNKMQTVVNALTELDFVKQEDRGDGSQKVINEKPTELFAFVDWYNDWLFKQEKDRLPELSDNEVKVLNGLLLFARRIEPDKKNFRKVNLNDVQNDSMKETGNLIRPEDANSLIEKKYLGEKIMDEAGTYVMVNVEEIESLANNWTIVNALKKKLR; encoded by the coding sequence GTGGCAGAGGCAAAAAAAGTTGCGCAAGGGAATTACTTATTCAGAGAGGGTGATCCTCCTGATGCTATGTACATCGTCAAAACAGGATCCTTTGCAATCACCAAAACCAAAGGGAATTCAGAAATCGTCTTAGCTGAAATCACTGTGGGTTCCATGGTGGGCGAAATGGCGTTATTCGACAAAAAGCCTCGCAGCGCCAACGTGAAGGCAACTAAAGATGCTGAAGTGATTGCCCTTCCCTACGATTCACTTTCTAAGCAAATGGATTCTTTGCCAGTGTGGGTACGCGCGATCATGAAGACGCTGAACGAAAACTTGCGTGAGGCGAATAAGAAAATTAAAATTCTTGAAAACGCCAATCCAAGTGAAGAACGCTTCCCACCTCATATCGTGAATAAATATATCTCAATCTTAAACCTTGTAAGCCATAAATACGGCAAACAGGAAGAAAGCGGCGGCGTTAGCATTTCTTCAGTGTTGTTGCGTAACTACACAATTCAAATTTTCCAAGAAGCTACAAACAAAATGCAGACTGTCGTGAATGCCCTGACAGAGCTTGATTTCGTAAAACAAGAAGACCGCGGCGATGGCTCACAAAAGGTGATCAACGAAAAGCCCACTGAACTTTTTGCCTTTGTTGATTGGTATAATGACTGGTTATTTAAACAAGAAAAAGATCGTCTGCCAGAATTAAGCGATAACGAAGTGAAAGTTCTTAACGGTCTACTTCTTTTCGCTAGAAGAATCGAGCCAGACAAAAAGAATTTCCGTAAAGTAAATCTGAACGACGTACAAAATGACTCGATGAAAGAAACTGGAAACTTAATCCGACCTGAAGACGCAAATTCTTTGATCGAGAAAAAATACCTTGGCGAAAAAATCATGGACGAAGCAGGCACCTACGTCATGGTCAACGTAGAAGAAATCGAATCCCTCGCCAACAATTGGACAATAGTAAACGCTTTAAAGAAAAAATTAAGATAA
- a CDS encoding CoA transferase subunit B — translation MPLTREQIAKRIAQEVEDGYCVNLGIGIPTLVANYIPHDKFVMLQSENGLLGMGPFPREADIDADLINAGKQTVTALPGASFFSSADSFAMIRGGHVDLTVLGAMEVDEQGSIANWMVPGKMVKGMGGAMDLVAGARNVIVAMQHTDKEGNSKLRTKCTLPLTGVKCIKKIVSDFGVIEITNDGFVLKEYAPDLSPEKVLTATEGKMTIAPDCKPMSV, via the coding sequence ATGCCATTAACAAGAGAACAAATCGCCAAACGTATTGCTCAAGAAGTTGAAGACGGATACTGCGTGAATTTGGGAATTGGGATTCCTACATTGGTGGCGAACTATATTCCCCACGACAAATTCGTTATGTTACAGAGCGAAAACGGTCTTTTAGGAATGGGTCCTTTTCCGCGTGAAGCGGATATCGACGCGGACTTAATCAACGCCGGCAAGCAGACTGTGACGGCACTTCCTGGTGCTAGTTTCTTTTCAAGCGCGGATAGCTTTGCCATGATTCGTGGCGGCCACGTAGATCTAACGGTGTTAGGCGCGATGGAAGTTGATGAACAAGGCAGCATCGCCAACTGGATGGTGCCTGGAAAAATGGTTAAAGGTATGGGCGGCGCCATGGATCTAGTTGCGGGAGCTCGCAACGTGATCGTGGCTATGCAACACACTGATAAAGAAGGTAATTCAAAACTTCGCACGAAATGCACACTGCCTTTAACCGGCGTTAAATGTATTAAAAAAATCGTCAGCGATTTTGGTGTGATCGAAATTACCAATGATGGTTTTGTGTTAAAAGAATACGCTCCGGATTTATCTCCAGAGAAAGTTCTTACTGCGACAGAGGGTAAAATGACGATTGCCCCTGATTGCAAACCGATGTCAGTCTAA
- a CDS encoding CoA transferase subunit A produces the protein MSNKVFKDAHSALFDVKDNMTLVLGGFGLCGIPENCIAALRDMKVNGLTCVSNNAGVDDFGLGQLLQNRQIKKMVSSYVGENALFEKLYMSGELELEFCPQGTLAERIRAGGAGIAGFYTPTGVGTLVAEGKEIKNFDGRDYVLERGIKGDFAFVKAWKGDKFGNLVFRKTARNFNPMAATAGKITVAEVEELVEVGELDPDQIHTPGVYVQRIFKGSGYEKRIEQKTVRKD, from the coding sequence ATGAGCAATAAAGTTTTTAAAGATGCGCACAGCGCTCTTTTTGACGTGAAAGACAATATGACATTGGTTCTTGGTGGATTCGGCCTTTGCGGAATCCCTGAGAATTGCATCGCAGCTTTGCGTGATATGAAAGTAAACGGTCTTACTTGCGTATCTAACAACGCTGGCGTTGATGATTTCGGTCTTGGTCAACTTTTACAAAATCGCCAAATCAAAAAAATGGTTTCATCTTATGTGGGTGAAAACGCGTTGTTTGAAAAGCTTTACATGAGCGGCGAACTTGAACTTGAGTTCTGCCCCCAGGGAACTTTAGCTGAACGCATTCGTGCGGGCGGCGCCGGAATCGCTGGGTTTTACACTCCAACAGGAGTCGGAACTTTAGTCGCCGAAGGTAAAGAAATTAAAAACTTCGACGGCCGTGATTATGTTTTAGAGCGCGGAATCAAAGGCGACTTTGCTTTTGTCAAAGCGTGGAAGGGCGATAAATTCGGAAACTTGGTTTTCAGAAAAACCGCTCGCAACTTTAATCCGATGGCTGCAACTGCTGGTAAAATCACAGTCGCTGAAGTTGAAGAACTTGTTGAAGTGGGTGAATTAGATCCAGATCAAATCCACACTCCGGGTGTGTATGTTCAACGTATTTTCAAAGGCTCAGGCTATGAAAAGCGCATTGAACAAAAGACTGTGAGAAAGGATTAG
- a CDS encoding thiolase family protein — MENVVIVSSVRTPVASFQGGFSSLAAPKLGAIAIKEAITRAGVNADEIDEVIMGEVLTAGVGQAPARQAALGAGLKNSTPCMTINKVCGSGLKAVMLAADSIALGNTKIAVAGGQENMTLAPHLLENSRSGYRMGATQMTDSMIKDGLWDPYNNWHMGNAAEICVKEHNFTREQQDAFAVDSYKKAQAAWEKGVFKNEIAAVVVEGKKGAVTIEKDEEPFNTNFDKIPGLKPAFDKAGTITAANASKINDGAAAHVLMSESEAKKRGLKPLAKIVAHGTFAHDPKYFTTAPVGAIKAALNKANLKIADIDLWEINEAFSVVTQVAMKELEIPAEKVNIHGGAVAIGHPIGASGARILATLVHALHTHGKRYGLATLCIGGGEAVALIVEKA, encoded by the coding sequence ATGGAAAATGTCGTAATTGTGAGCAGCGTAAGAACTCCTGTAGCTTCTTTTCAAGGGGGCTTTTCTTCTTTGGCTGCACCAAAATTAGGTGCCATTGCTATTAAAGAAGCAATCACTCGCGCTGGCGTTAATGCTGATGAAATCGATGAAGTTATCATGGGTGAAGTTTTGACTGCAGGTGTTGGTCAAGCTCCAGCTCGTCAAGCGGCATTAGGTGCAGGTCTAAAAAACAGCACTCCATGCATGACAATCAATAAAGTTTGCGGATCAGGTCTTAAAGCAGTGATGCTTGCGGCGGATTCGATTGCTTTGGGTAATACTAAAATTGCTGTGGCTGGTGGCCAAGAGAACATGACTCTGGCTCCGCACTTGTTAGAAAATTCTCGTTCTGGTTACCGTATGGGCGCGACACAAATGACGGACTCAATGATTAAAGACGGCCTTTGGGATCCATACAATAACTGGCACATGGGTAATGCCGCTGAAATCTGCGTAAAAGAACATAACTTCACTCGTGAACAACAAGATGCCTTCGCAGTTGATTCCTACAAAAAAGCTCAAGCAGCATGGGAAAAAGGCGTATTCAAAAATGAAATCGCAGCTGTTGTTGTCGAAGGTAAAAAAGGTGCTGTGACTATCGAAAAAGACGAAGAGCCGTTTAACACGAACTTCGATAAAATCCCTGGCTTGAAACCTGCTTTCGATAAAGCAGGAACTATCACTGCTGCCAACGCTTCTAAAATCAATGACGGAGCAGCCGCTCACGTATTGATGTCTGAAAGCGAAGCTAAAAAACGTGGTTTAAAACCTCTAGCTAAAATCGTGGCGCACGGAACTTTCGCCCACGATCCAAAATATTTCACAACAGCTCCTGTTGGCGCGATCAAAGCGGCTTTGAACAAAGCAAACTTAAAAATCGCTGATATCGATCTTTGGGAGATCAACGAGGCGTTCTCTGTAGTTACTCAAGTAGCTATGAAAGAACTAGAAATCCCAGCTGAAAAAGTAAATATCCACGGTGGCGCGGTAGCTATTGGTCATCCAATCGGAGCTTCTGGCGCACGCATCCTTGCGACACTAGTTCACGCTCTACACACGCACGGTAAACGCTACGGACTTGCTACTTTGTGCATCGGTGGCGGCGAAGCGGTTGCTTTAATCGTTGAGAAAGCTTAA
- a CDS encoding DUF4097 family beta strand repeat-containing protein codes for MSAISFILAHLLVHPLFAGTFEVPVKEGDRLILRGLEAQVQIVSQSGNTLKVSGIEDSGSEGIYTMTKKDNIIEVKMNEYADKKSWLNIVPKSASQVKKIEIWGPSIPAEIQLRGGSVTAQKWNKDLKVSMTQGRVNSSAGGGSLQVYLQKGDITIADHTGKVETDSYTGTTTLRNIQGDIDTNVFAGQVQMEKTRGFIKLATQQANAKLNQGSGAVQFENGRGALNIQGFSGRTEGQNQDGSVTIVMTLDSEVDVKSKAGKISVQTPPASGASLNLLTVEGEIVVPPELKVTKLSAEKSVRGRLRGDAQKASIFVRSQEGTISVK; via the coding sequence ATGTCAGCGATCAGTTTTATTCTTGCCCATCTCCTTGTTCACCCACTCTTTGCCGGAACTTTTGAAGTTCCAGTGAAAGAAGGGGATCGTCTGATTCTTCGCGGCTTGGAAGCCCAAGTGCAAATTGTGTCACAGTCTGGCAATACCTTAAAAGTTTCCGGAATTGAAGACAGCGGTTCTGAAGGCATTTACACGATGACTAAGAAAGATAATATCATCGAAGTAAAAATGAATGAATACGCTGACAAAAAGTCCTGGCTTAACATCGTGCCTAAATCAGCTTCCCAAGTGAAAAAAATTGAAATTTGGGGACCGTCTATTCCAGCGGAAATTCAGTTGCGCGGCGGCTCCGTCACAGCGCAAAAATGGAACAAAGACCTGAAAGTGAGCATGACTCAAGGGCGAGTCAACTCCTCTGCAGGTGGCGGTTCTTTGCAAGTTTATTTGCAAAAAGGTGACATCACAATTGCTGATCATACAGGGAAAGTTGAAACAGATTCTTATACTGGAACGACGACTTTAAGAAACATCCAAGGTGACATCGACACCAACGTTTTTGCAGGTCAGGTGCAAATGGAAAAGACCCGTGGATTTATTAAACTCGCGACTCAACAAGCTAATGCAAAATTGAATCAAGGATCTGGAGCCGTGCAATTTGAAAACGGCCGCGGAGCTTTGAATATCCAAGGATTTTCAGGGCGCACCGAAGGCCAAAATCAAGATGGCAGCGTGACGATCGTAATGACGTTGGATTCCGAAGTCGATGTGAAATCCAAAGCGGGAAAAATCAGCGTGCAAACTCCGCCAGCCTCGGGTGCAAGTTTAAATCTTCTAACTGTTGAAGGTGAAATCGTTGTACCACCAGAACTTAAAGTGACTAAATTGAGTGCAGAAAAAAGCGTGAGAGGCCGTTTGCGGGGCGACGCACAAAAGGCGAGCATCTTTGTGCGCAGTCAAGAAGGTACTATTTCAGTGAAATGA
- the miaB gene encoding tRNA (N6-isopentenyl adenosine(37)-C2)-methylthiotransferase MiaB, with the protein MENTTQSQEITAQNSDIGQGRGVYISTYGCQMNVNDTERMYSLLEMQNFTPVDKPEEASLIIINSCSVREKPVHKVYSEVGTFRKMKEKNPGLKIGVGGCVGQQEKENLIKNQPMIDFVFGTDQIDNLPNLVAKTFDGEKRLINAKFEHRAPYHIETMVRNPGVATFVNITKGCDNFCTFCVVPYTRGREKSRPVQHIITDIQHLVKRGVKEVTLLGQNVNSYKGDDGFDFADLMAKVATDTDIERIRFTTSHPKDFNQKLADTMAQHQNKIMEYIHLPFQSGNSRILDRMNRNYTREHYMEKIAMLKKTIPNVVFSTDIIVGFPGETEEEFMDTVTMVEQVGFETIFAFKYSPRPFTKAAKFEDQLAEDVKTERLNRLFDAHDKMAFELVKRYEGQTMKVLVENVDRDHGKVQGRSTGNKLVHFLGTPDLIGKTVDVKITKAFPAVFRGELI; encoded by the coding sequence GTGGAAAACACTACGCAATCTCAAGAAATCACTGCGCAAAATTCAGATATTGGACAAGGCCGTGGTGTTTATATTTCCACTTATGGTTGCCAAATGAATGTGAACGATACCGAGCGTATGTATTCACTTCTTGAAATGCAAAACTTCACTCCGGTGGATAAGCCGGAAGAAGCTTCTTTGATCATCATCAACTCTTGCAGTGTGCGCGAAAAGCCCGTTCACAAAGTTTATTCTGAAGTTGGTACTTTCAGAAAAATGAAAGAAAAAAATCCCGGCCTAAAAATCGGCGTTGGCGGTTGCGTTGGTCAGCAAGAAAAAGAAAACTTGATTAAAAATCAACCGATGATCGATTTCGTTTTTGGTACAGACCAGATCGACAATCTTCCAAATCTAGTAGCTAAAACTTTTGATGGTGAAAAGCGTTTGATCAACGCGAAATTCGAACACCGCGCGCCTTATCATATCGAAACGATGGTAAGAAATCCGGGCGTGGCAACGTTTGTTAACATCACTAAGGGTTGCGATAATTTCTGCACCTTCTGTGTAGTGCCGTACACGCGTGGTCGTGAAAAATCACGCCCAGTTCAGCACATCATCACCGACATTCAACACCTGGTAAAACGTGGCGTGAAAGAAGTCACTTTGCTTGGTCAAAACGTGAACTCGTATAAAGGCGATGATGGTTTTGACTTCGCTGACTTGATGGCGAAGGTGGCGACAGACACAGATATCGAAAGAATTCGTTTTACGACATCACATCCAAAAGATTTTAACCAGAAGCTTGCTGACACAATGGCGCAGCATCAAAATAAAATCATGGAATACATCCATCTTCCGTTCCAAAGTGGAAACTCACGCATTTTGGATCGCATGAATAGAAACTACACGCGCGAACACTACATGGAAAAAATCGCGATGCTTAAGAAAACCATTCCAAACGTCGTGTTCTCTACAGATATCATCGTAGGTTTTCCAGGTGAGACTGAAGAAGAATTCATGGATACCGTGACGATGGTAGAGCAAGTAGGCTTTGAAACAATCTTTGCATTTAAATACTCTCCGCGCCCGTTTACGAAGGCTGCGAAATTTGAAGATCAATTGGCTGAAGACGTTAAGACAGAGCGCTTAAACCGTCTTTTTGATGCCCATGACAAAATGGCTTTCGAATTAGTGAAACGCTATGAAGGTCAAACTATGAAAGTCCTGGTTGAAAATGTGGACCGTGACCACGGCAAAGTTCAAGGTCGCAGCACGGGTAACAAGCTTGTGCACTTCCTTGGTACACCGGATTTGATTGGTAAAACTGTCGACGTGAAAATCACTAAAGCCTTCCCAGCTGTGTTTAGAGGAGAATTGATTTAA
- a CDS encoding bifunctional nuclease family protein → MKDLLDLKNLKTQIIFEQDSQEEETFHQNDLVQLFPYGLSVTSDAARPFLLLKDEGHQYTLPVAVSAIDAGVALSQSNKSTLESSPHKFTQVLMQSLGVEIKQAVFVEIKGSHQYLRLYISGHPQMNSFKIRADEAMSLCLYLGVPIYATKNFIGRSRVMSAEVEGAARKLSSFGFFDKGSGYLN, encoded by the coding sequence ATGAAAGATCTTTTGGATTTAAAAAATCTAAAGACTCAAATCATCTTTGAGCAAGATTCCCAAGAGGAAGAGACATTCCACCAAAATGATTTGGTGCAATTGTTTCCTTATGGTTTGTCTGTAACTTCCGATGCCGCCCGCCCATTCTTGCTTCTGAAAGATGAAGGTCATCAATACACTTTGCCTGTAGCGGTGAGTGCGATCGATGCTGGTGTGGCGTTATCACAAAGTAATAAGTCGACTCTTGAATCATCTCCACACAAATTCACGCAAGTTTTAATGCAGTCTTTAGGCGTGGAAATCAAGCAAGCTGTCTTTGTTGAAATCAAAGGTTCCCATCAGTATTTGCGTCTTTACATTAGTGGCCATCCACAAATGAATTCATTTAAAATTCGCGCCGATGAAGCGATGAGTTTGTGTTTGTATCTTGGCGTACCAATCTACGCGACGAAGAACTTTATTGGACGCTCTCGTGTTATGAGTGCCGAAGTAGAAGGTGCTGCGCGGAAACTTTCAAGTTTTGGTTTTTTCGATAAAGGTTCTGGCTATCTGAACTAG